The following are encoded together in the Nitrospirae bacterium YQR-1 genome:
- the rnhA gene encoding ribonuclease HI, which produces MEDLPLVEIYTDGACIGNPGPGGFAAVLLFEDKRKEVSGGYRLTTNNRMEIMAAIAGLSVLKRKCAVNIYSDSRLLVDAMTKGWVQSWKKRGWRKADGKPALNSDLWEKLLSLTLIHEAGFYWIRGHTGDEENEICDRLSKHAAAGDNLMVDEVYEKKKTVENNRIKNLTEGEGRWKRVQKNY; this is translated from the coding sequence TTGGAAGATTTACCTCTGGTAGAGATATATACAGACGGTGCCTGCATCGGTAATCCCGGGCCGGGCGGGTTTGCGGCTGTCTTGCTATTTGAAGATAAGCGGAAAGAGGTCTCAGGCGGCTACCGTCTTACAACTAACAACCGCATGGAAATTATGGCGGCAATAGCCGGCCTTTCGGTTTTAAAAAGAAAGTGTGCTGTAAATATCTATAGTGATTCCCGGCTGCTTGTTGATGCTATGACAAAGGGATGGGTACAGAGCTGGAAAAAGCGCGGTTGGCGCAAGGCCGATGGTAAGCCTGCGTTAAACTCCGACCTGTGGGAAAAACTATTATCGCTTACACTCATACATGAAGCCGGTTTTTATTGGATACGGGGGCACACCGGAGATGAGGAAAACGAAATCTGTGACCGGTTATCCAAACACGCCGCCGCCGGAGATAACCTCATGGTGGATGAAGTCTATGAAAAGAAAAAAACGGTAGAAAATAACCGTATAAAAAACTTAACAGAGGGTGAAGGAAGATGGAAGAGAGTACAAAAAAACTATTGA
- a CDS encoding YeeE/YedE family protein yields MIVSGLIVGFMLGWVLQRGRVCMNSAFRDIIFVADTVTFRAYLTALLITIVGANLLEDYGLVKTLYRQGFMPYANILGGYIFGIGIVVAGGCASGIWYKVGEGMVPSWVSVMGFAIGLLTTTEGILLKVYQIISNYQLWLTNSGIKLLTTKEVEESWAGGFDLYPLTLFNLFGVNKWIVIAVLAVLFLIIIIRGEFSRPRVGYAWYVSGGLLGLTAVAAWWASDHFGGKPRGLSFSGPTIELFRWVAQGDEPTWSIFLIIGMVIGSFVSAKGLKEFKLKTTANAQELVKVFFGGILMGFGSAIGGGCNIGHGLTGASTLAVSSIVAIIFIVLGNWTMVYFMFIRPMREDD; encoded by the coding sequence ATGATAGTTTCAGGGTTAATTGTAGGGTTTATGCTGGGGTGGGTGCTGCAGCGGGGACGCGTATGTATGAACTCCGCCTTCAGAGATATTATTTTTGTTGCCGACACGGTTACATTCAGAGCCTACCTGACCGCCCTTTTAATAACAATAGTCGGGGCAAACCTGCTTGAGGACTACGGGCTTGTCAAGACTCTCTATAGACAGGGGTTTATGCCATATGCCAACATCTTAGGGGGCTACATCTTTGGTATCGGGATAGTGGTGGCGGGAGGGTGTGCCAGCGGTATCTGGTACAAGGTCGGCGAGGGAATGGTACCTTCATGGGTGTCGGTTATGGGTTTTGCTATCGGTCTTCTGACCACTACAGAGGGAATACTTTTGAAGGTTTATCAGATAATTTCAAACTACCAGTTGTGGCTTACCAACAGCGGCATAAAGCTGCTCACCACAAAAGAGGTCGAAGAGTCCTGGGCGGGCGGATTTGATCTCTATCCGCTTACGCTCTTTAACTTATTTGGTGTTAACAAGTGGATAGTTATTGCCGTGTTAGCCGTGTTGTTTCTGATTATCATAATACGGGGGGAATTCTCAAGGCCGAGGGTTGGGTATGCGTGGTACGTATCGGGAGGTTTGCTGGGACTTACGGCGGTGGCGGCGTGGTGGGCCTCCGACCATTTTGGCGGCAAACCACGCGGACTGTCATTTTCCGGCCCCACCATTGAACTCTTCAGGTGGGTTGCACAAGGGGATGAGCCCACGTGGAGCATTTTTTTAATCATCGGGATGGTCATTGGCTCATTTGTAAGCGCCAAAGGATTAAAGGAATTCAAATTAAAAACCACCGCCAATGCACAGGAACTGGTAAAGGTGTTTTTTGGAGGAATTCTTATGGGATTTGGTTCGGCTATCGGAGGCGGCTGCAACATCGGACACGGCCTTACAGGTGCTTCCACCCTAGCGGTTTCAAGTATTGTCGCTATAATATTTATTGTTTTAGGTAACTGGACTATGGTCTATTTTATGTTTATCAGGCCGATGAGGGAAGATGATTGA
- a CDS encoding diguanylate cyclase — protein MVINQKRESILIVDDEPINIHALNSVLEGNYDITFAMSGSKALEIARRDQFDLILLDVVMPDINGFDVCRKLSSEECTRSIPVIFITANMSEEDEVKGLELGAVDYITKPIRPAIVKIRVDNHLKLKRYKDMLEWLSRTDGLTGIHNRRDFDDYLEREWKRGLRTKLPLSLILFDVDFFKLYNDTYGHLAGDACLKKISEAVAEIMNRCMDMFARYGGEEFACILPETNSKGAVVVGENIRQCISALDIEHEKSVVTDHVTVSLGVATVIPSSDASSAMLITLADKNLYEAKRTGRNCVIS, from the coding sequence ATGGTAATCAACCAAAAAAGGGAAAGTATCCTCATAGTAGATGATGAACCTATTAACATACACGCTCTAAACAGTGTACTGGAAGGTAATTATGACATTACCTTTGCAATGTCCGGCAGTAAGGCATTGGAGATTGCACGCCGTGACCAATTTGATTTGATACTTTTGGATGTAGTGATGCCGGATATAAACGGTTTTGATGTGTGTAGAAAGCTCTCCTCGGAGGAATGTACACGGAGTATCCCCGTAATTTTTATAACGGCCAACATGTCTGAGGAGGATGAGGTCAAAGGTCTTGAACTTGGCGCTGTCGATTACATAACCAAACCCATACGGCCTGCAATTGTCAAAATAAGGGTCGATAACCATCTGAAATTGAAACGTTATAAGGACATGCTTGAGTGGCTATCGAGGACAGATGGTTTGACAGGAATCCATAATCGGAGAGACTTCGATGATTATCTCGAGCGTGAATGGAAACGTGGCCTGCGCACAAAACTGCCGCTTTCTCTTATACTGTTTGACGTCGATTTTTTTAAATTATATAATGATACGTACGGGCATCTGGCAGGGGATGCTTGTCTTAAAAAGATATCGGAAGCCGTTGCCGAAATCATGAATCGTTGTATGGACATGTTTGCGCGCTATGGTGGGGAGGAGTTTGCCTGCATCCTGCCTGAGACCAACAGCAAAGGAGCTGTAGTGGTAGGCGAAAATATAAGGCAGTGCATATCTGCACTTGATATCGAACACGAAAAATCGGTGGTAACGGACCATGTAACAGTAAGTCTTGGAGTTGCAACCGTCATCCCGTCATCGGATGCATCCTCTGCAATGCTTATTACCCTGGCGGACAAAAACCTATATGAGGCAAAGAGGACCGGCAGAAACTGTGTGATAAGTTAA
- a CDS encoding glutamate-5-semialdehyde dehydrogenase, whose amino-acid sequence MSIRAYVETKAREAKAGARSIAKANTEVKDKVLRKMADLLISRSDTLISENAKDVERAKAAGLSDAMIDRLMLNPKRIEEMAAGLREVAAMADPVGEIVRMWKRPNEMMVGRMMVPIGSICIIYESRPNVTADAAGLCIKAGNSVILRGGSEAVNSNAAIVSILKEAVRGGGLHDGVVTFIENTDRAAVNELLKLDTLVDLVIPRGGEGLIRAVVENSTIPVLKHYKGVCHVFIDRDCDLEMAYNICFNAKVQRPGTCNAMETLLVDAPVAAEFLPNMVQRLKAAGVEILGCAKSVQLCPQLQAVKDEDYYNEYLALKMNVRVVAGIDEAMEHINTYSSSHTEAIVTKDHGRAMRFLKEVDSAAVMVNASTRLNDGGQFGLGAEIGISTDKLHARGPMGLEDLTCKKFIVLGDGQLRV is encoded by the coding sequence GTGAGTATAAGAGCATATGTGGAAACAAAGGCGAGGGAGGCCAAGGCCGGTGCAAGGTCAATAGCAAAGGCTAACACGGAAGTTAAAGACAAGGTTTTAAGGAAAATGGCTGACCTGTTAATATCACGGAGCGACACTTTAATAAGCGAAAATGCTAAAGATGTGGAAAGAGCTAAAGCTGCAGGTTTAAGTGATGCAATGATTGACAGATTGATGCTTAACCCTAAGCGTATAGAGGAGATGGCAGCCGGCCTCAGAGAGGTGGCCGCAATGGCTGATCCGGTTGGCGAGATAGTTAGAATGTGGAAACGGCCTAATGAAATGATGGTAGGCAGGATGATGGTTCCAATAGGGTCAATCTGCATAATATATGAGTCAAGGCCTAATGTGACTGCGGATGCTGCAGGTTTGTGTATAAAGGCCGGTAATTCAGTTATCTTAAGGGGCGGCTCTGAGGCGGTTAATTCAAATGCCGCAATAGTTTCTATCCTCAAAGAAGCGGTACGAGGCGGGGGACTGCATGACGGAGTTGTCACATTTATAGAAAATACCGATAGGGCGGCCGTTAATGAACTTCTGAAACTGGATACTCTTGTGGACTTAGTGATACCACGCGGAGGGGAGGGGTTAATCAGGGCTGTTGTTGAAAACTCCACAATTCCGGTACTGAAACACTACAAGGGCGTGTGTCATGTGTTTATAGACAGGGATTGTGATTTAGAGATGGCTTATAATATCTGTTTTAATGCAAAGGTGCAGCGACCGGGCACGTGTAATGCCATGGAGACCTTGCTGGTTGACGCCCCTGTGGCGGCGGAGTTTTTACCCAACATGGTACAACGCCTTAAGGCTGCCGGGGTGGAAATTCTGGGTTGTGCAAAGAGCGTACAGTTATGCCCGCAGTTGCAGGCTGTTAAAGATGAGGATTACTACAATGAGTACCTGGCGCTTAAGATGAATGTCCGTGTGGTGGCCGGCATAGATGAGGCTATGGAGCATATAAACACATACAGCTCATCACATACAGAGGCCATTGTGACAAAAGACCACGGCAGGGCGATGAGATTTTTAAAAGAGGTGGACTCGGCAGCCGTAATGGTTAACGCATCAACACGGCTAAACGACGGTGGACAGTTTGGATTAGGCGCTGAGATAGGTATATCAACGGATAAGTTACATGCCCGCGGGCCTATGGGGTTGGAGGACCTGACGTGCAAGAAATTTATAGTGCTGGGAGACGGGCAGTTAAGAGTGTAG
- the extKL gene encoding multiheme c-type cytochrome ExtKL translates to MIKKFLFLTLLLTFVFSKNAVADSFDTIDTMEDVYKSSEACAGCHGNIYNQWKTSVHESSVLHSLDGIYSFIIEGIERDPARKSKPLKAEVMKCLSCHAPVMEHASERLVKEVVNAIKIAGGSTPDKEAKKKAKDMLSHLNVSCFVCHNLKAVHPPGQPEGKTMYGLKGHGSTPYHSIKKTTFLDNAIFCMQCHGVYTAPDREQIICSTISQSYRDQYVAAGGQVTCQECHMRRHNRGHTFPGAYVPEMLRESMTLEVSARAIKNQPYGDKKWIPAAAITVDITNNAGHRIPDGCMWTSRVLMTITATGENEKVIWSAKKEFFEPGLDIEGNRRYDAWEVKDILDYALPPKKTTTEKYYAVFPEKEKLVKLEVNIVYIHKEGLQFQVHTDRKVLRYN, encoded by the coding sequence ATGATAAAGAAATTTTTGTTTTTGACACTGCTTTTGACATTTGTTTTTAGTAAAAATGCTGTGGCTGACTCATTTGACACGATAGATACTATGGAGGATGTTTACAAATCATCAGAGGCTTGTGCCGGCTGCCACGGCAATATATACAACCAATGGAAGACCTCCGTGCATGAATCATCTGTGCTGCATTCACTTGACGGCATATATTCCTTCATTATAGAGGGAATCGAGAGAGACCCTGCAAGAAAGAGTAAACCGCTTAAGGCAGAGGTTATGAAGTGTCTGAGCTGTCATGCTCCGGTGATGGAACATGCTTCAGAGAGGCTTGTAAAGGAGGTGGTTAACGCCATAAAGATAGCCGGAGGAAGTACTCCCGATAAGGAAGCAAAGAAAAAGGCAAAGGATATGCTTTCTCACTTAAACGTCTCCTGCTTTGTATGCCACAATCTCAAGGCGGTGCATCCGCCCGGGCAGCCGGAGGGTAAAACCATGTATGGGCTTAAAGGGCATGGTTCTACCCCGTATCACAGTATAAAGAAGACTACGTTTCTTGATAACGCCATATTTTGTATGCAGTGTCATGGGGTTTACACCGCTCCGGACAGGGAGCAGATAATTTGTAGCACCATATCACAGAGCTACAGGGACCAGTATGTGGCAGCCGGAGGGCAGGTCACGTGTCAGGAATGCCACATGAGGAGACACAATCGCGGGCACACTTTCCCGGGTGCCTATGTGCCGGAGATGCTGAGGGAGTCAATGACATTGGAGGTAAGCGCCCGTGCTATTAAGAACCAGCCCTATGGGGATAAGAAGTGGATACCTGCTGCGGCAATCACGGTAGATATTACAAACAATGCCGGACACAGGATACCCGATGGCTGCATGTGGACTTCCCGAGTGCTTATGACTATAACAGCAACCGGCGAAAACGAAAAAGTCATCTGGTCCGCCAAAAAGGAATTCTTTGAGCCCGGGCTTGACATAGAAGGAAACAGAAGATATGACGCATGGGAAGTCAAAGACATCCTGGACTACGCCCTGCCTCCTAAAAAAACCACCACCGAAAAATACTATGCAGTATTTCCGGAAAAAGAAAAATTAGTGAAACTCGAGGTCAATATCGTCTATATTCATAAAGAAGGCCTCCAGTTTCAGGTCCATACCGATAGAAAAGTGCTGAGATATAATTGA
- a CDS encoding glycosyltransferase family 4 protein has translation MKLGINAAFLGKKPVSAGLFTKEVGGRLCLMEQTTTVFAPYPLWKAGDYRLVETPEDISGPLNVLNSLSRLMFNNTILPYLLKEHEIDVLFCPNTEFPVVTTTPLVVTVYDLNPVYATEEFGLIGQYFKSFLEKLSQKHIEVVTLSEFIKNELVREFNLNPDRIAVVGAAVDTLFFKPMHSEAKREFIMSKDINSPYILYFGTLFSYKNLKAVIKAFFEICDRIPYKLVIIGERDHYDGQLPEDERLIYIDTVTYEELPMWYSAAEIFIEPTLSEGSGMKLLEAMASGVPVISSNIEALYETGKDIALFFKAEDAATLGKLILTVARDNDLRNDMIARGLKHAKSCTWDKTAESIYKICEGAYKCKTDKEVR, from the coding sequence ATGAAATTAGGGATAAATGCCGCTTTTTTAGGAAAAAAGCCCGTTAGTGCCGGTCTGTTTACAAAAGAGGTTGGAGGACGCCTGTGTCTTATGGAGCAAACCACAACTGTATTTGCCCCGTACCCTCTTTGGAAGGCCGGTGATTACCGTCTTGTGGAGACGCCTGAGGATATTTCAGGCCCCCTTAATGTGCTAAACAGCCTAAGCAGACTCATGTTTAACAACACTATTTTGCCGTATCTGCTGAAAGAACATGAAATAGACGTCCTGTTCTGTCCAAACACTGAATTCCCTGTAGTAACCACCACGCCTCTTGTCGTCACGGTTTATGACTTAAACCCTGTGTACGCCACGGAGGAGTTCGGACTCATCGGGCAGTATTTCAAAAGTTTTCTTGAGAAGCTCTCACAAAAGCACATAGAGGTAGTAACCTTGTCGGAGTTTATAAAAAACGAACTTGTAAGGGAATTTAATCTAAACCCTGACAGGATTGCAGTGGTAGGGGCGGCGGTGGATACTCTTTTTTTTAAACCCATGCACAGTGAAGCCAAGCGGGAATTTATAATGTCAAAGGATATAAACTCACCGTATATACTTTATTTTGGCACACTGTTTTCGTATAAAAATCTAAAGGCTGTTATTAAGGCTTTCTTTGAAATATGTGACCGCATCCCCTATAAGCTTGTTATAATAGGGGAGAGGGACCACTATGACGGGCAACTGCCTGAAGATGAGAGGCTGATATACATTGATACGGTAACGTATGAGGAGCTGCCGATGTGGTACTCTGCTGCGGAGATTTTCATAGAGCCGACTCTATCAGAGGGCTCGGGGATGAAGCTATTAGAGGCAATGGCCTCCGGAGTGCCGGTGATATCGTCAAACATAGAGGCGCTTTATGAAACCGGAAAGGACATTGCACTTTTTTTTAAGGCAGAGGATGCAGCAACGCTGGGGAAACTGATTTTAACAGTGGCAAGAGATAATGACCTTAGAAATGATATGATAGCAAGGGGATTAAAACACGCTAAAAGTTGTACATGGGATAAAACAGCCGAATCAATTTATAAAATATGCGAAGGAGCATATAAGTGCAAGACAGATAAGGAGGTACGGTGA